From Spirosoma aerolatum, one genomic window encodes:
- a CDS encoding low affinity iron permease family protein encodes MFTNANAGPFERFASKATQATGSSMAFLLALLTIIIWIITGPIFGYSDTWQLVINTGTTIITFLMVFLIQKSQNKDSLAMQVKLNELIAVNRKASNRLLNVEDLSEEEIRALHRFFGELAERAKSETSLSISHSIEEAEEIHQEKVEDFHQRKSSRLKNRDTVAPPSESSKRKSTKTPPPSQPQ; translated from the coding sequence ATGTTCACCAATGCAAACGCTGGACCGTTCGAACGGTTTGCTTCCAAAGCTACACAGGCTACGGGTTCATCCATGGCTTTCCTACTAGCCCTACTCACCATCATTATCTGGATTATTACCGGACCTATTTTCGGCTATTCCGACACCTGGCAACTGGTTATCAATACTGGCACCACAATCATTACCTTTCTGATGGTTTTTCTAATTCAGAAATCCCAGAATAAAGACTCACTGGCTATGCAGGTCAAACTCAATGAACTGATCGCCGTGAACCGTAAAGCCAGCAATCGACTGTTGAATGTAGAGGATTTGTCGGAAGAAGAAATTCGGGCCCTACACCGCTTTTTTGGCGAATTAGCCGAACGGGCCAAATCAGAAACCAGCCTCTCTATATCGCACTCAATTGAAGAAGCCGAAGAAATTCATCAGGAAAAGGTAGAGGATTTTCACCAGCGGAAATCCAGTCGGCTTAAAAATCGGGACACCGTCGCTCCGCCGTCGGAAAGTTCAAAAAGGAAAAGCACCAAAACACCGCCCCCTTCCCAACCCCAATAG
- a CDS encoding response regulator translates to MADVLYIEDDPNDADIFGRLMQKLDRHITYMVLSSGTEAINYLLGKGSYQTFRPQLPKLVLMDLNLDGISGFDIIEQTRAVDRTRFLPIVAFSTSDSPRDIRSAYEAGVNAYVVKPGSYPATRTLIDQLCDFWLDKNTRIDYT, encoded by the coding sequence ATGGCAGATGTTTTATATATAGAAGACGATCCGAATGATGCGGATATATTTGGTCGATTGATGCAGAAGCTGGATCGACACATTACCTACATGGTCTTGTCCAGTGGCACCGAGGCTATCAATTATTTGCTGGGAAAAGGTTCGTATCAGACATTCAGGCCCCAATTGCCTAAGCTGGTTCTGATGGACCTGAATCTGGATGGTATCAGTGGGTTTGACATTATTGAGCAGACTCGTGCCGTTGACCGCACCCGTTTTCTGCCTATCGTTGCCTTCAGCACGTCGGATAGTCCCAGAGACATTCGATCGGCTTATGAGGCAGGGGTAAACGCCTACGTAGTAAAGCCGGGAAGTTATCCGGCCACTCGAACGCTTATTGACCAATTGTGTGATTTCTGGCTGGATAAAAATACCCGAATCGATTATACATGA
- a CDS encoding biliverdin-producing heme oxygenase has product MMTLLERLRYETQPLHRQTETLFYTDDLQNGSLSTDQYTHLLYTHLHFHQGLEAAIDRYPDFFQDYNPDTRRKTAWLLSDLDYLNVPILPAKSDLFREWSPASLLGAAYVGEGSMLGGTVIWKWLQNNMAIEPLLTHARFFQGYGPATGASWKQFGAFLTSAGANHADDVVAGAKQAFINYQTLFRSLSGVRLPSHCRA; this is encoded by the coding sequence ATGATGACGTTGCTGGAACGACTGCGGTACGAAACTCAACCCCTGCATCGCCAAACGGAGACGCTATTTTACACCGACGACTTACAGAATGGCTCGCTTTCGACCGATCAATACACCCATTTACTGTATACCCATCTGCATTTTCACCAGGGGTTAGAAGCGGCTATTGATCGATACCCCGATTTTTTTCAGGACTATAACCCCGATACGCGTCGAAAAACAGCCTGGCTTCTTAGTGATCTTGACTACTTGAATGTCCCCATTCTCCCTGCCAAATCGGACTTGTTTCGCGAATGGTCGCCAGCTTCCTTATTGGGTGCAGCTTATGTAGGGGAAGGGTCTATGCTGGGAGGCACTGTGATCTGGAAATGGCTACAGAACAATATGGCCATTGAGCCCTTGCTTACACATGCCCGGTTTTTTCAGGGTTATGGCCCGGCTACGGGCGCCAGCTGGAAACAATTTGGCGCTTTTCTGACTTCAGCCGGTGCAAACCATGCCGACGATGTAGTGGCGGGGGCCAAGCAGGCATTCATCAACTACCAGACCCTTTTTCGCTCGCTCTCAGGCGTCCGTTTGCCCAGCCATTGCCGTGCTTGA
- a CDS encoding PAS domain-containing sensor histidine kinase, protein MNQPIAAQFSPLLSDEESLLRRSYGQFQTALSIGLIATWFWDISNDKLYGDPNLLRMFDVADTQASRDGLPLSTFTNNIHPDDRDRVLQQIDESIRLGRTYEAEYRVLSANQENKWVLARGQATYNNQHKPLTFSGILIDLTERKKAELRSQLAEDRLRLAIDSAQLGTWDFNPITQTLIWSDRCKELFGLSPSAHVDYGVFLQGLHPDDRERTDQAVQEALRPGSSGRYDIEYRTVGIEDGQLRWIRANGQAIFSKEGIVQGFIGTVIDITDSKRNEAVLHQLVVEQTQNLERQTHHLRTILDASLNSIIAMTAIRDDTRQIVDFMMDTANQAVIRSNFMEPEQIIGRRLLTVFPGNKENGFFDLYVRVVETGRAEQSTQYYRDEFGLEGWFEVSAVKQGEDGLVVTYNNITERKKTELAAQQQALELKTANAELKRSNENLQQFAHIASHDLQEPLRRIQSFSDLLKTQFADNLSDGESDMIYRIQRSAQRMQLLIKDLLTYSKLSTQREPFATVQLTDVLEDVVSDLEMSITEKQATVTVDGLPTVLGSSSRLRQLFQNLIANALKFVPVERKPIIQVSARAATADELPARLQDQSASSFWLIRIIDNGIGFDERYKDRIFTPFQRLHDAGSYTGTGIGLAICQRVAESHGGAIDVSSQPYQGSTFKVFLPMLASL, encoded by the coding sequence ATGAATCAGCCGATCGCTGCTCAATTTTCACCCCTATTGTCAGATGAAGAGTCTTTATTGCGACGATCGTACGGCCAGTTCCAGACGGCATTGAGCATTGGACTCATTGCTACCTGGTTCTGGGACATAAGCAATGATAAACTGTATGGCGATCCTAACCTGCTGCGGATGTTCGATGTAGCCGATACACAGGCGTCAAGAGATGGGCTTCCATTGAGTACCTTTACCAATAACATTCACCCCGACGATCGTGACCGAGTTTTACAACAAATTGACGAGTCGATTCGACTGGGTCGGACGTACGAAGCCGAATATCGCGTTTTAAGTGCAAATCAGGAGAACAAATGGGTATTGGCTCGTGGTCAGGCCACGTACAATAATCAACATAAGCCGCTTACATTTTCGGGCATACTGATCGACCTGACCGAGCGCAAAAAAGCTGAGCTACGCTCTCAATTAGCCGAAGATCGACTTCGGCTCGCTATAGATTCCGCCCAACTCGGAACCTGGGATTTTAATCCCATCACCCAAACCCTGATCTGGTCGGATCGCTGCAAAGAACTGTTCGGGCTTTCGCCATCGGCGCATGTCGATTATGGTGTTTTCTTGCAGGGGCTACACCCCGATGATCGGGAGCGTACCGACCAGGCCGTACAGGAAGCCCTACGGCCCGGTAGTTCAGGACGTTATGACATTGAATACCGAACTGTTGGTATCGAAGATGGGCAGCTTCGCTGGATCAGGGCCAATGGGCAGGCTATTTTCAGTAAAGAAGGGATTGTTCAGGGCTTTATCGGTACCGTGATCGACATTACCGACAGCAAACGCAACGAAGCAGTCCTGCACCAACTTGTAGTTGAACAAACGCAGAATCTGGAACGGCAAACCCATCATTTACGCACCATTCTGGATGCCTCTCTGAATAGCATCATCGCCATGACGGCCATTCGGGACGATACCCGCCAGATTGTCGACTTCATGATGGACACTGCTAATCAGGCTGTTATACGCAGTAACTTTATGGAGCCTGAACAGATCATTGGTCGTAGACTGCTGACGGTCTTTCCGGGGAATAAAGAGAACGGTTTTTTCGACCTGTATGTCCGGGTTGTTGAAACGGGCCGGGCGGAGCAGAGTACTCAATATTATCGGGATGAGTTTGGACTGGAAGGCTGGTTCGAAGTATCGGCGGTTAAACAGGGGGAAGATGGGCTGGTGGTGACCTACAATAACATTACCGAACGGAAAAAGACGGAACTGGCTGCCCAACAGCAAGCCCTCGAACTCAAAACGGCGAATGCAGAACTCAAACGGTCGAACGAGAATCTTCAGCAGTTTGCCCATATTGCGTCGCACGATTTACAGGAACCGCTCCGGCGTATTCAGTCGTTCAGTGATCTGCTCAAAACGCAGTTTGCCGATAACCTGTCCGATGGGGAATCGGACATGATTTACCGGATTCAGCGATCAGCACAACGGATGCAGCTGCTCATCAAAGATTTGCTTACGTATTCAAAGCTGAGTACCCAGCGGGAGCCATTTGCTACGGTTCAGCTTACCGACGTGCTCGAAGACGTTGTCAGCGATCTGGAAATGAGCATCACCGAAAAACAGGCTACCGTAACTGTCGATGGTTTACCAACTGTGCTGGGCAGTTCATCCCGCTTACGGCAACTGTTCCAGAACCTGATTGCCAATGCCCTGAAATTTGTCCCAGTCGAACGCAAACCCATTATTCAGGTATCGGCGCGGGCAGCAACCGCCGACGAACTCCCCGCCCGGTTACAGGATCAATCAGCCAGTTCATTCTGGCTGATTAGGATAATCGATAATGGAATCGGCTTCGATGAGCGCTATAAAGACCGAATTTTTACCCCTTTCCAACGGCTGCACGACGCCGGGTCTTATACCGGAACCGGTATAGGGCTGGCTATTTGTCAACGGGTTGCCGAAAGCCACGGTGGAGCGATTGATGTAAGCAGCCAGCCTTATCAGGGCTCAACGTTCAAGGTTTTTCTACCGATGCTGGCGTCCCTATAA